Proteins found in one Balearica regulorum gibbericeps isolate bBalReg1 chromosome 17, bBalReg1.pri, whole genome shotgun sequence genomic segment:
- the SNRPD3 gene encoding small nuclear ribonucleoprotein Sm D3 — MSIGVPIKVLHEAEGHIVTCETNTGEVYRGKLIEAEDNMNCQMSNITVTYRDGRVAQLEQVYIRGSKIRFLILPDMLKNAPMLKSMKNKNQGSGAGRGKAAILKAQVAARGRGRGMGRGNIFQKRR, encoded by the exons ATGTCAATTGGGGTGCCAATCAAAGTCCTGCATGAGGCTGAAGGCCATATTGTGACATGTGAAACCAATACAGGAGAAGTTTACCGAGGCAAACTGATTGAAGCTGAAGACAACATGAATTGTCAG ATGTCCAACATAACGGTGACATACAGAGATGGACGAGTGGCACAGCTTGAACAGGTGTACATCAGAGGTAGCAAGATACGGTTTCTCATTTTACCAGATATGTTGAAGAACGCTCCTATGCTAAAGAGCATGAAGAATAAAAACCAGGGTTCTGGAGCTGGGCGAGGAAAGGCAGCTATTCTCAAAGCTCAAG tggcCGCAAGAGGAAGAGGCCGTGGTATGGGCCGTGGCAACATCTTCCAGAAGCGAAGATAA
- the GUCD1 gene encoding protein GUCD1, translating into MKSPREAGEPPPVDCIQLKVPVIQQLYHWDCGLACSRMVLQYLNHLDNDEFQKAIQELQLTKSIWTIDLAYLMRHFGVKHKFCTQTLGVDKGYKNQSFYRKHFDTEENRVNQLFAQAKACKVLVEKCTVTVQDIQNHLSQGHVAIVLVNAVLLLCDLCSSPVKYCCFLPIGQKCFCRNPDYQGHFIVLCGYNKASGSIYYNNPAYADRTCCTSISNFEEARTSYGTDEDILFIYTDS; encoded by the exons ATGAAGAGCCCGCGGGAGGCTGGGGAGCCGCCGCCAG TTGACTGCATCCAGCTGAAAGTGCCAGTCATTCAGCAGTTGTACCACTGGGACTGCGGGCTAGCCTGCTCCAGGATGGTGCTTCA GTACCTGAATCATTTGGACAATGACGAATTTCAGAAAGCCATCCAGGAACTCCAGTTAACAAAGAGCATCTGGACTATTGACCTGGCCTACCTAATGCGGCACTTTGGTGTTAAGCATAAATTTTGCACCCAGACGCTTGGGGTGGACAAGGGCTACAAAAACCAG TCATTTTACAGGAAGCACTTTGACACAGAAGAGAATCGAGTGAATCAGCTCTTTGCACAAGCCAAAGCCTGCAAGGTGCTGGTAGAGAAGTG cacagtaaCTGTTCAAGACATCCAAAACCACCTGTCCCAAGGTCATGTAGCCATCGTGCTAGTGAATGCAGTCCTGCTATTGTGTGATCTTTGCTCAAGTCCTGTCAAATACTGCTGCTTCCTCCCTATTGGACAGAAGTGCTTCTGCAGGAATCCTGACTACCAGGGCCATTTCATCGTGTTATGTGGCTACAACAAAGCCTCAGGGAGTATTTACTACAACAACCCTGCCTATGCTGACC GAACATGCTGCACCAGCATCAGTAACTTTGAGGAAGCCAGGACAAGTTACGGCACTGATGAAGATATTCTGTTCATCTACACAGACAGCTGA